GATCCATGGAGGTACTCAGAGCCGTGCGTCTTTTTGTAGAGGTATCCGGTTGCAAGTCCGATCACAAATCCGCCGATGTGCGCAAGGTACGCCACACCACCTCCACCAAAGCCGAATCCCCCTACCACAAACGGAAGTATGTTCTGGAAGACGAGCCAGAATGGCAGATACCACTTTGCTGGAACGTGCGCCATTCTCGAAAAGAACCCCATCATGATGAATGTGGTGATCCTAGTACGCGGAAACATCACCAGGTATGCACCAAGCACTCCGGAGATTGCCCCCGAGGCACCCACTGCTGGAATTGGGCTGTTTACGTCTCCCATTACATGTGCAAGGCCTGCTACTATTCCCCACATCAGGTAGATCCCAAGGAACTTGATTCTGCCGTACTTTAGCTCGATGTTGTCGCCAAAGATCCACAGGAACAGCATGTTGCCGCCAAGGTGCAGCAGTCCGCCGTGGAGAAAGGTTGAGCTCAAAAGGCCTAGTGCGGGCATGTCGGGGCACGATATACGAATCTGCTCTATTGAGATTGTCGACTCACCGGTTATGCACGCAGGCACCGCACCCCATTCATAGAACATCATTGCTGCGCGGTCGTTGCTGAACTCAAAGA
Above is a window of Candidatus Nitrosotenuis cloacae DNA encoding:
- a CDS encoding rhomboid family intramembrane serine protease, giving the protein MLPIRDENPKPPGYKPKVTIALIALNVIIFFFEVAVTGQFFEFSNDRAAMMFYEWGAVPACITGESTISIEQIRISCPDMPALGLLSSTFLHGGLLHLGGNMLFLWIFGDNIELKYGRIKFLGIYLMWGIVAGLAHVMGDVNSPIPAVGASGAISGVLGAYLVMFPRTRITTFIMMGFFSRMAHVPAKWYLPFWLVFQNILPFVVGGFGFGGGGVAYLAHIGGFVIGLATGYLYKKTHGSEYLHGSRYGSRYGWKGN